The DNA segment TTCCGCTAGCCTGCTAGCGCTGGACAATAAATGAATTAAACAACAGATCATCCACAAACTGCTGACCCTCTTCCCTAACCAGCATATTCCGTGTTTCTTCCAACACATCCTGGCGCAGCAGCTCCTTACCCTCCATAGAAGATAGCTCTTCCTCAGTGGCGCGGCTCAGGCGCATCACAATAGTATGACGGATATAAGGCATATGGTGACGGATTTGGCTCTGGCCAGCGGGGCCACCGGCTAAACGCAAAGCAATATCGGTTTTTAAATAACGCAGCCTGCCTGCCCCCCCATAATTCACCACAAAGGCGGGTTTTAGGTCCAGATAGCTGGCCGAACCCCGGCGGTGGCAGCCCCTTCACCCTCAGCTTCTGCCTGCTCATCCTGAGCATAGGCAAGGCCAGGCAATAACAAACTAAGGGACAACAACAAGCTAAGCAGGGGGAAACGCATTCTATAAACTCCAATATTTAACAACTTCATGGCTAATTTTAGCTGTTCCTGTGCAGTTTGCCGCTTGAGTCGGGCACAGCTTTGTCCTAATGTAGCCGCCTAAGCCAAATACAGACGCCATTCAGGACCCATAACCATGATATTACCCACCATCAGGCAAACCAATTCTCTTATGGTACTCGGGGTTATCGGCATGATGGCCTATGCACTTTATACCGAATACTATCTTTTTCTAGAGCCCTGCCCCCTGTGTATGACCCAGCGGTTCTTTTATGTACTGATCGCACTGTTTGCACTGATAGCGGTTTTTCATCAGGCAAAATATAAGCTCTATGGTGCTTTGGCTCTGGTCAGTGCCATTGGCGGTATGGCCACCGCCAGCCGACAAGTCTGGTTACAACATCTGCCACCGGAGCAAGTCCCCGCCTGTGGCCCCAGCCTGGAATATATGCTGGAAACCTTTCCCCTCGGCGAAACCCTGATGACCATGATCCGTGGCGACGGTAACTGCGCTGAGGTGGTATGGACTTTTGTTGGCTTTAGCATGGGTGAGTGGTCACTGATTTGCTTTACCGGTTATGCCGCGGTCTTTATCTGGCAACTGCTTCGCCGCAGCTAACGATGTCACTGATTAACGGCGTACTAATCCTGCTGCTTTGCCAGTGCGCAGGTGAAGCCATTAAAAGCTATTTCGGCCTTAGCCTGCCGGGGCCTGTGCTCGGTATGTTTATCCTGTTTATTGGCCTGCTGATTTACCAGGATGTGCCTGAGGCTGTCGCCAAGTCCAGCCGCAGCTTAATCCCAATGCTGGGCTTGATGTTCCTACCCGCCGCTACCGGCTTATTTTTTCTGGGCTCGCAGTACAGCGATCAATGGCCGGCGATTATCGCGGCCGTGCTTATCGGTTCGCTACTATCGTTGATCTTTAACGGTCTGCTAATGACGTTTTTAGCGCGTAAGCGCCGTGGTAAATCCTGATGGAATTACTGAGCAGCCCTTTATTTGCCATTACCTTAAGCCTTGCTGCCTTTCAGCTGGGCAATCTGCTCTATCGCCGACTGAATGAATTCCCGCTGCTGCACCCAACGGTAACCGGTGCCTCGCTCGTCGCACTATTACTGCCCTGGCTGGATATTGACTATCAGGTCTATCTTCAGGGCAACCAGCTATTAATGTTTTGGCTGGGCCCCGCCACTGTTGCCCTGGCAGTACCGCTCTACCAGCAGTTACATTTAATTCGGAAAATGGCGCTGCCGATTTTATTAACCTGCGCTTTTGGTGCCGCCTTTGCGGCGGGTTCCGCGGTGGCTATTGCCTACTGGTTAGGTGGTAGCGAAACCACGATGTTATCCCTTGCCCCCAAATCAGTCACCACCCCGATTGCTATTGAGCTAGCCAATGAGATTGGCGGTCTGGCTACTCTGGCCGCGGGCTGTGTAGCGCTAACCGCCGCCACGGCCATGTGTCTGGCACCGATTGTGTTTCGTGTGCTAAACATTGAAGACCCGCAAATCTGGGGCTTTTGTTTAGGCATTACCGCCCATGGTATGGGTACCGCCAGAGCCTTTGAAATGAACCCTACCGCCGGTGCTTTTTCCAGCCTGGCTATGTGCCTGACCGGCGCTTTTAGCGCCGCATTAATCCCGCTGGTGGTTAAACTTTTGTCATAATCCATTCAAGGCATGACTAAAAAAGTGATTAAGTCATTTTTAAAAAAGTAATTTTTCTAACAATTTCATTCATTTAAAGCTTGTTCTTAAAGCAAACCTCACTTATATTTAATCCATGGCTTAAGTTGGCTAGTCAAAAAACAACCAATTTAAGAATGTTCGCATCATTCAAGAATTAGATAATAAAACAGGGCTAACATCATGCTGGACAATTGCACTATCGAAGAACGCTGGGCCGGAGTTAATGAACTGGTGGCACGCTGGTTACAAGAGCGCCAATCGATTATCGTACAATTTTGCGCACTTAGTGGGGTCCATGAACTGAAGGCTGATGCTGACCCCTCCAATAATCGCTTACAGCAATTTTGCCAGCAGATGGTCGACTATATGTCTGCCGGTCACTTTGAAGTCTATTATGAGCTAATCCGCGAAGCCGAAGCCTTTGCCGATGGCAGTGCGGATATCGCCAATGACCTAATGCCCCAACTAACGCTGACCACTGATATTGCCATGGATTTTAATGATCGCTACGCCAATGCTGAAGGCAATTTGATGACCCTGCCTAAAAGCCTGTCAAAATTGGGGGAAACTCTGGCTTCCCGTTTTGAAATGGAAGACAGCCTGATCGACACGATGCACGAATCTCACCGCGAAGCTGTCGCCTAAGACCTGCCTCTTCCCATGCAATAAACCCTACGCGGTTTATTGCATGCCCCATCAAGTTTCTCCCCTTCTGCCCGATAAAGATTACATAGATATTGAAAGATATTGGGGTTTTTCCTCCTGTGAACTATAACAGTGAGTAGGCCCAAGCGATTTTCCCAATTGCCATTAGGATAAAGACTATCAGCACCATCAAATACAGCCTCTTTTTCGTACTACTGTCGCTACTAAGCGCCTGTGATAGCGGCAATGGCCCGGCAAAAAGCTGGGAGAACGCCGTTAAGGGCAGCTATAGCGCGACCCTCTCTGAAGATGGCAAGCTCAGCGTGATTGGCTCCATTACCCACGGCGGCAGCCTGTGGACGACAACTAAACATGAGCGGAAGTTCGACTGGAATCATAAACAGGGCGAGTACAGCAATATTATCGCTAGTGGCTTTTCTCCCGAGGGGCTGTTTGCCCTGACCGCGGACCATCAAACCATGGTGCTCTGGGATACCAGCACCGGCAAAGCCCTGACTTTTTGGACCGCCCCCAACGAGGTGATGGATTTGGACCTCACCCCCAACGGTAACTATGCCCTGCTTGGGCTGGAAGATTACAGTGCGGTGCTGTTTGATGTTAAACGCGGCGGCATCCAGCGCTCTTTCTACCATCAAGACCGGGTTCGCAGTGTTGAGCTAAGTAATAATGGCGAGTTAGCCATTACCGGCTCTGAAGACCAAACCGCCAAGTTATGGAATATAACTAGCGGCGAAGAACTATTTAGCTGGCAGCATACGGATGAGGTGGTCACCGTGGCTATTTCCCCGGATGGCAGCCGAGCATTTAGCGTTGCCAAATATGATAAAGCGGTTATCTGGGATACCGCTACCGGCAAAGCCATTGGCCAGTTACCACTGCGAGCCACAGCAATAAAACGCGGCCAGGCATTTACCAGCGCCCGGTTTTCCAATGACGGCAAACAATTACTGACCGGCAACTCTGATCGGCTGGTGCAACTGTGGGATGCCAAAGCCTTGAAGGAATTAAAACGATGGACTGTACCCAAACGCGACCCATGGAAGCCTACTAGTGCGGCGGTTACGGCGGTGAGTTTTAGTGGCAAGAAGGGGCAGTATTATGCGGTGGCTTCTAATGGGTTTCTGCATTTACTGCAGTAATGCAGAAACAAAAAAGCCGCACTAAAAAGCACGGCCTTCTTAAGGGTTAAACTACAAAACGGTTAAACTACAAAACGGTCAAACTACAAAACGGTCAAACTACAACAACTTAACCTTCCGCAGCAGCATCCTTAATCGCCACCAACTCCACTTCAAAAATCAACGTCGCATTAGGGCCGATCGGTCCACCACCGGTGCCGCCAGGGCCATAAGCAAGATTAGAAGGGATTACAAAGCGATACTTGGAACCGACAGGCATTAACTGCAAACCTTCCGTCCAACCGGGAATCACGCCATTAAGTGGGAAGCTAACTGTTTGGCCGCGCTTATAAGAGCTATCAAACTCAGTACCGTCTAATAAGGTACCGGCATAATGTACTTCAACGGTATCAGCGGCAGTAGGCTTGGCACCTTCACCGGCGCTAATCACTTCATATTGCAAACCACTCTCTGTTGTCGTTACACCTTCTTTGGCACCGTTCTCCGCCAAATAGGCTTCACCAGCTACCTTATTGTCTTCACCCAGTTTATTGGCCGCTTCCTGTTGGGCCGCCATTTGCTGCTGCTGGAAGGCCTGCATTTCGGCCATAATTTCTTCCTGGGTCATCAACTGCTCGCCGCCGTTGACCGCATCTTTAACACCCTGGGCAAAGGTATCCACATCAATGGTAAAGGTTTCTTGTTTAAGGCGCTGGCCCAGGCCAATACCCATGCCATAGCTGATACGCTTTTCAGCGGTATCAAGCGCAGCTGCAGGTGCAGCCTCAGCCGCAGGTTCAGCAGCTTGTTGGTTACAACCGATCAGAGCCGTGCTGATGGCAGCGGCGAGTAATAATTGTCGTTTCATTATGATTCCTGTTCCTGGGTTATTTTCCTGGTTAATAAAAGTGATTTATGTGGCCGCTTAACGTCAAAAGCCAAGGCCGCCGGGTAGGCGTATACTACTACTGTTATCCCCCTTATTAACAGGGGCTTCCATCACGTTTTCTACCTCTGGCAAGGCCTCCATACTGACCTGGGTACTGGTCACCGGCTTTTGATTGGAAAAATGCCAGCGGCCTTTTTCATCCTGCCACTTATACAGAGTGCCAGCGCTGCTCGAAACAGGGGTTGGCGCAGCTTGCACCAATGCTGCGCTATTGTCGGTCTGCGCAGCGGTCTGATCCCCCCTATCAGACTGTGCTGGAGGACTGGCCTGCTGTAGCTGATCAACAACGCCGCTAATCGCTGCCTGATCAATGGGCAAGCTATCTAAATTGGGCACCCAATCACTCAAGGTCATTAAGGGCCGGCCATCGGGCCCCTTCATCACCATTGGCATACCCAGCGCCAACAGGACAAATAACAGCAGTGTAAACTTTGCCTTAAAACTCATTTCTAGCATCCTTATGCTAATAGTTAAGCCACCTAACGACTACGAATGGTTAAAAAACAGCCATTTGTACCTCCCTTATCCGGCCGGCCTTAAGCCTTAAAGGTAGAGATATAGTCGACCATAACGTTGAACCTGTCTAGCTTGTGCACTATCTAATCAGAGCAAAACCACATTTTGGCAAAAACGCGACTATAATGTCCCTTAATACTTCGATATGAGCTATACAAAAGGCCTATCTAGACGAGTAGGTTATATCGTCTATACTGAATAAATATGAGGGAATACAAAGGGTTATGACCTATGGCGACTAAAAATAAGAAAGCCCCGGCCAAAAAAGCAGCAGCCAGGAAGAAAACTCCAGTCAAAGCCGCTGGCAAGTCGAAAGCCGTGAGCAAGAAGGCTCCTGCCAAGAAAGCACCTGCCAAGAAGACCGCGGCGAAGAAAACAGCGGCCAAAAAAGTAGCCGCCAAGAAAAAGGCCGCGCCCAAAAAGGCCGTCACCAAAAAAGCGGCACCTAAAAAGGCAGCGCCTAAGAAAGCCGCTGCCAAGAAAAAAGTAGCCACCAAAAAAGCCGCTACCAAGAAAGCTGTGCCGAAGAAAAAAGCCGCCGCTAAAAAGGTAGTCGCCAAGAAAGCCGCGCCTAAAAAAGCCGCTGCCAAGAAAAAAGCAGCCCCCAAAAAGGCCGCCGCCAAAAAAGCTGTGCCGAAGAAAAAAGCCACGCCTAAAAAGGCAGCTCCCAAGCAAGCAGCTGCCAAGGCCAAGTCGCCCGTCAAAGCCAAAGTGGCAGCTACAAAAGTGACCGCCAAAAAAGCCGCGGCCAAAAAAGCACCAGCAAAAAAAGCCGTTAGCAAAAAGGCAGCGGCAAAACCAGTGACTAAGGCGAAAGCAGCCCCCAAAAAGACCAAGGCAGCCGCTAAACCAACACCAAAGCAGCCCAAAGAGGCCACGACTCTGGAACAGGTTAAAGCTGAGTTACAGGTGGAAACCCCCATTGAAAAGCCCGTAGCCAAAGCACCACCGGTGAAAAAGGTGATTCACCGGGTCGAGCAAAGTCTGGCCGAAGACCCCATGGAGAAGCTTGAGGAAGAAGTCAGAAAAGAAAACGCCAAAGACGGTGGCGCTCCGGTGATTCGTAGCCTGTTTGATTTCTAGCGGGATATCCGTCCAAAAACCTGTTCAGGCCAGGCGTGAACAGGTTTTTTTATGCCTGCTATTTAATCAGTTCTGCTAATTGGCTAAGGCTGGGGGATAATGAACCCTGACTGGCCGGGCTTAATAGCGAGCCATATAGGTCCAGATTATCGCTCAGCGCTACCTCAGGATCAGCCGAAGATACGCTAAGCGACTGCAACTGCTGGGCAATCAAGACTTGCTGACGCCGCTCTGCCTCAACTTCTATAGCCTTAATCTGCTCACGAAATGCGTGGTCATCTTCCCTGCCCTTGAGATAACGCCGAACTGACCGCAATGGCTGCACACATTGCTGCTGCCATGGCAGGGCGAGATCAAGCAAAGACTGCAAGCCTTCAGGGCTTATTCGCTGCCCCTGACTACCCAACCAAGCACAACAAAGCAGTATATTCACATCGGCTTGATAGCGGTCCTGCAACATAATTAATAACGGCTCTACCCCGGGCCGACTATAGACCGTCAGGGAGTATTGCCAAAAGGGGCTGTCTTGCATAGTAAATTCCATGTTTTACATACTGTCAGTTCATCATTTCCAGTACAATGCTGCGCCATGATTACACTGGAACAGATAAGCTTACAACGGGGCAGCAAGTTTCTGCTAGAGCAGGCAAGTGCTGTTTTTCACCCCGGCCAGAAAATAGCACTCATTGGAGCCAATGGCACCGGTAAATCCAGCCTGTTTCAATTGCTGCTGGGGAAACTGAGTGCCGATGACGGTACGGCGTCTATCCCCCAGCATTGGCGAATAGCTCATATGGCTCAGGAAGTCGCCACCAGTGAACGTAACGCACTGGACTATATCATCGATGGCGACCAACAACTGCGTGCTATTGAAGCTGATATTCAACAGGCCGAGCAAAAAGAAAACCACAACAAGCTAGCCGAACTGCACGAACAACTGGATACCATTGACGGCTATAACGCTAAAGTGCGGGCCGAGCAACTAATGTTGGGGCTGGGGTTCAAACTTAGCGATATTGATAAGTCCGCCAATAGTTTTTCCGGTGGCTGGCGCATTCGTTTAAATCTGGCGCAGGCCTTAATGAGCCCTTCTGATTTATTGCTGCTCGATGAACCGACCAACCACCTTGATCTCGACGCCGAACTTTGGCTAGAGCAATGGCTGCAACGCTATCAAGGCAGCCTGTTATTAATTTCTCACGACCGGGATTTTATCGACAGTGTTTGCGAAGGTATTGTGCATATTGAGCACAAGCGTTTAAACGCCTATAAGGGTAACTACTCCGCCTTTGAGCGCCAACGCGCTGAACGGCTGGCACAACAACAAGCCAACTATGAAAAGCAACAAGTGCGCAAAGCAGAAATTAACGACTTTGTTCGTCGCTTTCGCGCCAAGGCCACCAAAGCCAAACAGGCGCAAAGTCGCTTAAAAGAATTAGCGCGGATGGAAGATATTGCACCTGCCCATATCGATTCGCCGTTTGATTTTAGTTTCCCGGAACCCGGCAAGTTTTCTGACCCCTTATTAAATTTAAGCCATGCTAATTTAGGTTATGGCGAAACTACGGTTGTTAACGCCGTAAATCTTAGCATTCACCCCGGCAGTCGTATTGGATTATTAGGGGCCAATGGTGCGGGTAAATCCACGATGATTAAATCCCTGGCCAGTGAGATTGCTTTGCTGTCTGGGGATTTTACCGAGGGTGAGAATTTACAATTAGGTTACTTTAGCCAACATCAGCTGGAAGCCCTGGATTTAGATGCCAGCCCTGCCCTGCATTTACAACGACTAAGCCCAAAAGCTCGCGAACAGGAAATACGCAACTTTCTCGGTGGTTTTAATTTTCACGGTGATATGGCGGTAGAGCCAATACGCTATTTCTCCGGCGGTGAAAAAGCTCGGCTAGCGCTGGCCATTGTCGTTTGGCAAAAACCGAATCTCTTATTGCTGGATGAACCCACCAACCATCTTGATCTTGAAATGTGCCATGCATTAACCGTAGCATTGCAAGCCTTTGAAGGTGCGGTTATCGTGGTCTCGCACGACAGGCATTTATTACGCAATACCGTCGATCAATTTTTGCTAGTCGCCAATGGCAAGGCGGACCTGTTTGAAGGTGACCTTGATGACTATAGCCGCTGGCTAATTGCACAAAGAAAGGTGGATAGCAAAAGCACCGATAAGCATTCCAGTAGCGACGGCAAAGTGGATAAAAAAGTGCAGCGCCAACAGGCTGCAGCGATCAGGAAAAAACTTAACCCTATCAACAATGCCATTAAGAAAGTTGAAACGCAGATAGCAAAAACAGACGAGCAGCTTAGCAGCGTAGAAACATCACTGGGGGATAACAGCCTCTACGAAGCGGAGAACAAGGATAAACTGCAACAACTGCTACAAGAACAAGCCACGCTCACCCAGCAAAAAGACCAGCAAGAAGAAAAATGGCTAACGTTGAACGATGAACTGGAAAGCCTGCAACAATCACTGTCAATCCAAGAGTAACCGCCATGATAAAAATACTAAGCGTTCTATTACTTTTTTTATTAACATCTTGTAGCACCCAGACTATTGATATCAGCCAAGTTTATACGGTTGATAAATTAGCCTATAACCAGAAAAGCAAAACACCCTACTCCGGCGATGTCAGCAGTATTTATGATAATGGCAGCAAAAAAACGCAGGGACATTACCAACAGGGCTTGCGCCACGGCACCTGGTCAGCCTGGTATCCTTCAGGGCAACAGCAATATGCCCGCAATTACCAGCTAGGCAAAAAACACGGTGCGCAAACGGAGTGGTATGAAAACGGCCAGCAAAAAGTTGCCTCCAACTATATAGACGGCAAAGAAGATGGCACCAGTTTTAGCTACTACGACAACGGCCAAAAGAAACATCAATGGTCAATGACTGCAGGACAACCCTCGGGCACATGGATTCGCTGGTATAAAAACGGTGTAAAAAAGGAAGAACTCCACTACGTTAATGGCAAAAAGCATGGCTTATTAATTAAATGGAATGAGCAAGGGGATATTAACAAGAAAAAAGAATATCATCATGGCAAATTACGGTGAGCGACCCCCGCCCTCTAAATCGCAGCCCCTTGCTTGGCTATCCCTTTTTGTCTCAAATCAAATATTATTGCAGACAACCATCCTCAGGCCATCAACGCTTGACAGGTTAATTGTCAAGTGCTGCCCCATCAACTATGGTTTAAAGATAAGTAATAAAAAGAAATTTATATAGATCCCCCTTTTAGCCTGTTAAGGATACCAGCAATGGAAATAGATGACGGCGTTTTTTATATGGCTTTGGAGATGTACCTTATCCTCATTGTCCTGCTTGGGATATTACTTTTTGTGCTCAAGAAAAAAATTGACCAAATAAAAGACCTGGAGCTTAAAATCGCCGGGGTTAATAACACACACACCCAAGTTGCAGATTTCCTTAAACGTGAAATTTCCTTATCAGAACCGCGCCAGCACAGCGGCAAAGCCTGTGATAAGCCAATCTTATCTCTTCGTCAAAAAATTCTCAGTGCCGAGTTAGAAGCCCTACAACAGGCTGGTGAAAACCCTTCAGAGCTGTCTATTGTCAAAGCATCTTTAAAAAACGCCTTAGCTGTATCTCCCCCTTCAAAATCAGCCCTGACATTAAGTGGTGACCACGCAGTTGAACTGGTTGACGCCAAGCAACAGCAGGCCATCAGGGACAAACTGCAAACCTTGCAAGAAAACCTGATAAAGCGTAACAAATTGGTTATCGAACTGACAGAGAAGCTTAGGAAAGCTGAGGCAGGCAATGTCGACCAGGCTGCTGCCGACTCGCTGATCAAAGACATTGAGGATGAATCAAACCTTATTAAACAGCTCAAAGATGAATTAGCCAAGGCCGAAGCTATGTGCCAACAGGCGCAGGAAAAAATCCGGCAACTGGAAAAAAACAAAAACGCGCATACCATTCTGACACTGGAAAAAAACCAGCAACCCACCGGCAACAATACCCAGGATGAAGTTGAAAGACTCAGGGATGTACTGGAGGATTTACTGGGTAAATATAACGGCGCCAAACGCCAACTGGAAAAGCTTCGCCTTAGCAACAGTGAAAAACGTAGCATTATCTTAAGACTGGAGAGTGAGCAGGAGAAAATGAGCACTGAGTCCAGCGAGGAAATTAGCGGTATTATAGAAAAGCTAAAAACTGAACTTCGCGACTCTCAAATGTGCACCGCAGTACTGGAATCAGAAACCGACAATCTGCGGGAAAAAGTTCACGAGCTAAAAGAAGAAATCAATGTTATCCATCAAACAGGGGCTGAAGTAGCCGTACCTGAGGTCAAAAAAGACAGCAAACTTGGTGAATTTGGACGAATGCTACTGGATGCCCTAATCGCTATTACCGGGCTGAATGAACCGGAAGATGTGTCTACCCAACTTATCCGCTTAGCCAAAGGTATTGATATCGACATCTGTTTTTTGCTAAGAAATAATTTAATGACTTTCTGGGGCGGAACCAGAGAGCATACTGATGAAAGGATTCAAAAATTATTACTGGGCATCGATTCCAGCGGCGATGAACGCTGGGTTGAAACGGCTGACGGCGCCATTTTATCGCTGGACTATTGCCGGGTTATTGTTTTAGGTGTAAGTGTCGACAACCCGCCCGTCGACCTGCAACGTTTAGCAAAAGCCTTCTCTATTGCCAATGCCGCCACCAAGCGGATTGAGTTACAAATAAAAGTCTCTCAACAAAAGAACCGGCTGGATAACATTGTTAAAAAAACCAAAGGCTCATTAAGCGCCATGGAAAGCCGGCATAAATTGATTATTGACCAGGCTAAAGAGGCCGTGGATATTTTTAATTCAGAGTTCGATCAGTTTTCGAAAAGCGTTGAATTTTCGCAATTACAGACCGAGTGCATTACCGACATTATCACCGACCTTAGCGAGAGGATGGATATACTATTTGCTACCGGTGTTTCAATCGACAAATCCTATATTGAGCTTATGGCCCTATTGGAAGTCGATGATGCTGCCTAGGCAAGCTCTAACGTAAGCGCCGGACTTTAAACTTTCGCCCTTTGATCTTGCCTTGCTCCAACCGTTTTAGGGCCTGGCGCGCTACATCACGCTCAATAGC comes from the Oceanicoccus sagamiensis genome and includes:
- a CDS encoding toxin-antitoxin system YwqK family antitoxin, with product MIKILSVLLLFLLTSCSTQTIDISQVYTVDKLAYNQKSKTPYSGDVSSIYDNGSKKTQGHYQQGLRHGTWSAWYPSGQQQYARNYQLGKKHGAQTEWYENGQQKVASNYIDGKEDGTSFSYYDNGQKKHQWSMTAGQPSGTWIRWYKNGVKKEELHYVNGKKHGLLIKWNEQGDINKKKEYHHGKLR
- a CDS encoding WD40 repeat domain-containing protein; protein product: MIGSITHGGSLWTTTKHERKFDWNHKQGEYSNIIASGFSPEGLFALTADHQTMVLWDTSTGKALTFWTAPNEVMDLDLTPNGNYALLGLEDYSAVLFDVKRGGIQRSFYHQDRVRSVELSNNGELAITGSEDQTAKLWNITSGEELFSWQHTDEVVTVAISPDGSRAFSVAKYDKAVIWDTATGKAIGQLPLRATAIKRGQAFTSARFSNDGKQLLTGNSDRLVQLWDAKALKELKRWTVPKRDPWKPTSAAVTAVSFSGKKGQYYAVASNGFLHLLQ
- a CDS encoding FKBP-type peptidyl-prolyl cis-trans isomerase; translation: MKRQLLLAAAISTALIGCNQQAAEPAAEAAPAAALDTAEKRISYGMGIGLGQRLKQETFTIDVDTFAQGVKDAVNGGEQLMTQEEIMAEMQAFQQQQMAAQQEAANKLGEDNKVAGEAYLAENGAKEGVTTTESGLQYEVISAGEGAKPTAADTVEVHYAGTLLDGTEFDSSYKRGQTVSFPLNGVIPGWTEGLQLMPVGSKYRFVIPSNLAYGPGGTGGGPIGPNATLIFEVELVAIKDAAAEG
- a CDS encoding LrgB family protein translates to MELLSSPLFAITLSLAAFQLGNLLYRRLNEFPLLHPTVTGASLVALLLPWLDIDYQVYLQGNQLLMFWLGPATVALAVPLYQQLHLIRKMALPILLTCAFGAAFAAGSAVAIAYWLGGSETTMLSLAPKSVTTPIAIELANEIGGLATLAAGCVALTAATAMCLAPIVFRVLNIEDPQIWGFCLGITAHGMGTARAFEMNPTAGAFSSLAMCLTGAFSAALIPLVVKLLS
- a CDS encoding ATP-binding cassette domain-containing protein translates to MITLEQISLQRGSKFLLEQASAVFHPGQKIALIGANGTGKSSLFQLLLGKLSADDGTASIPQHWRIAHMAQEVATSERNALDYIIDGDQQLRAIEADIQQAEQKENHNKLAELHEQLDTIDGYNAKVRAEQLMLGLGFKLSDIDKSANSFSGGWRIRLNLAQALMSPSDLLLLDEPTNHLDLDAELWLEQWLQRYQGSLLLISHDRDFIDSVCEGIVHIEHKRLNAYKGNYSAFERQRAERLAQQQANYEKQQVRKAEINDFVRRFRAKATKAKQAQSRLKELARMEDIAPAHIDSPFDFSFPEPGKFSDPLLNLSHANLGYGETTVVNAVNLSIHPGSRIGLLGANGAGKSTMIKSLASEIALLSGDFTEGENLQLGYFSQHQLEALDLDASPALHLQRLSPKAREQEIRNFLGGFNFHGDMAVEPIRYFSGGEKARLALAIVVWQKPNLLLLDEPTNHLDLEMCHALTVALQAFEGAVIVVSHDRHLLRNTVDQFLLVANGKADLFEGDLDDYSRWLIAQRKVDSKSTDKHSSSDGKVDKKVQRQQAAAIRKKLNPINNAIKKVETQIAKTDEQLSSVETSLGDNSLYEAENKDKLQQLLQEQATLTQQKDQQEEKWLTLNDELESLQQSLSIQE
- a CDS encoding CidA/LrgA family protein; translation: MSLINGVLILLLCQCAGEAIKSYFGLSLPGPVLGMFILFIGLLIYQDVPEAVAKSSRSLIPMLGLMFLPAATGLFFLGSQYSDQWPAIIAAVLIGSLLSLIFNGLLMTFLARKRRGKS
- a CDS encoding DUF4124 domain-containing protein is translated as MSFKAKFTLLLFVLLALGMPMVMKGPDGRPLMTLSDWVPNLDSLPIDQAAISGVVDQLQQASPPAQSDRGDQTAAQTDNSAALVQAAPTPVSSSAGTLYKWQDEKGRWHFSNQKPVTSTQVSMEALPEVENVMEAPVNKGDNSSSIRLPGGLGF
- a CDS encoding flagellar basal body-associated FliL family protein codes for the protein MVNYGGAGRLRYLKTDIALRLAGGPAGQSQIRHHMPYIRHTIVMRLSRATEEELSSMEGKELLRQDVLEETRNMLVREEGQQFVDDLLFNSFIVQR
- a CDS encoding TIGR02444 family protein; the encoded protein is MQDSPFWQYSLTVYSRPGVEPLLIMLQDRYQADVNILLCCAWLGSQGQRISPEGLQSLLDLALPWQQQCVQPLRSVRRYLKGREDDHAFREQIKAIEVEAERRQQVLIAQQLQSLSVSSADPEVALSDNLDLYGSLLSPASQGSLSPSLSQLAELIK
- the rsd gene encoding sigma D regulator — its product is MLDNCTIEERWAGVNELVARWLQERQSIIVQFCALSGVHELKADADPSNNRLQQFCQQMVDYMSAGHFEVYYELIREAEAFADGSADIANDLMPQLTLTTDIAMDFNDRYANAEGNLMTLPKSLSKLGETLASRFEMEDSLIDTMHESHREAVA
- a CDS encoding disulfide bond formation protein B; translation: MILPTIRQTNSLMVLGVIGMMAYALYTEYYLFLEPCPLCMTQRFFYVLIALFALIAVFHQAKYKLYGALALVSAIGGMATASRQVWLQHLPPEQVPACGPSLEYMLETFPLGETLMTMIRGDGNCAEVVWTFVGFSMGEWSLICFTGYAAVFIWQLLRRS